In Choloepus didactylus isolate mChoDid1 chromosome 6, mChoDid1.pri, whole genome shotgun sequence, one DNA window encodes the following:
- the PKP3 gene encoding plakophilin-3, with amino-acid sequence MQDGNFLLSALQPEAGVCSLALPSDLQLDRRGVEGPEAERLRAARVQEQVRARLLQLGQRHNGAAEAEARGTSRAPYHTLQSGFSSRSQGLGADTSTFRPIAKPGYSPASWSSRSAVDLSSSRRLSSAHNGGSAFGAFGGAQASAPMPARPASFHERSGWGSRADYDTLSLRSLRLGPGGLDDRCSVVSEQLEPTAASAYRAFAYERQASSGLGPAGGLDWPEAAEGPPSRTIRAPAMRTLQRFQSGHRSRGTVGAAPGTALEPVARAPSVRSLSLGLADPGHLPDMRRLDSYSGHHTLQRLSSGFDDIDLPSAVKYLMASDPNLQVLGAAYIQHKCYSDAAAKKQARSLQAVPRLVKLFNHANQEVQRHATGATRNLIYDNADNKLALVEENGIFELLRTLREQDDELRKNVTGILWNLSSSDHLKDRLARDTLEQLTDLVLSPLSGAGGPPLIQQNASEAEIFYNATGFLRNLSSASQVTRQKMRECHGLVDALVTYINHALDVGKCEDKSVENAVCVLRNLSYRLYDEMPPSALQRLEGRGRRDLAGAPPGEVAGCFTPQSRRLRELALTADALTFAEVSKDPKGLEWLWSPQIVGLYNRLLQRCELNRHTTEAAAGALQNITAGDRRWAGVLSRLALEQERILNPLLDRVRTADHHQLRSLTGLIRNLSRNARNKDEMSTKVVSHLIEKLPGSVGEKAPPAEVLVNIIAVLNSLVVASPIAARDLLYFDGLRKLIFIKKKRDSPDSEKSSRAASSLLANLWQYSKLHRDFRAKGYRKEDFLGP; translated from the exons ATGCAGGACGGTAACTTCCTGCTGTCTGCCCTGCAGCCCGAGGCCGGCGTGTGCTCCCTGGCGCTGCCCTCGGACCTGCAGCTGGACCGCCGGGGCGTGGAGGGCCCGGAGGCCGAGCGGCTGCGGGCGGCCCGCGTCCAGGAGCAGGTCCGCGCCCGCCTGCTGCAGCTGGGCCAGCGGCACAACGGGGCGGCCGAGGCCGAGGCCAGAG GCACGTCCCGGGCCCCGTACCACACCCTGCAGTCTGGCTTCAGCTCCCGCTCCCAGGGCCTGGGTGCAGACACCTCG ACCTTCCGGCCAATTGCCAAGCCCGGCTACAGCCCTGCCTCCTGGTCGTCCCGCTCGGCCGTGGACCTGAGCTCCTCCCGGAGGCTGAGCTCCGCCCACAACGGGGGCAGCGCCTTCGGGGCCTTCGGAGGCGCCCAGGCCTCCGCCCCCATGCCCGCCCGCCCGGCGTCCTTCCACGAGCGCAGCGGCTGGGGGAGCCGGGCAGACTACGACACGCTGTCCCTGCGCTCCCTGCGGCTGGGGCCCGGCGGCCTGGATGACCGCTGCAGCGTGGTGTCCGAGCAGCTGGAGCCCACGGCCGCCTCTGCCTACCGGGCCTTTGCCTATGAGCGCCAGGCCAGCTCCGGGCTGGGCCCGGCCGGGGGTCTGGACTGGCCGGAGGCCGCTGAGGGGCCCCCCAGCCGGACCATCCGCGCCCCTGCCATGCGGACGCTGCAGCGGTTCCAGAGCGGCCACCGCAGCCGGGGGACGGTGGGGGCAGCGCCGGGGACGGCCCTGGAGCCCGTGGCCCGAGCCCCATCCGTGCGCAGCCTCAGCCTCGGCCTGGCGGACCCAGGCCACCTGCCGGACATGCGCAGGCTGGACAGCTACAGCGGCCACCACACCCTGCAGAGGCTGAGCAGCGG CTTCGACGACATTGACCTGCCCTCGGCCGTCAAGTACCTCATGGCCTCGGACCCCAACCTGCAGGTGCTGGGTGCAGCCTACATCCAGCACAAGTGCTACAGCGATGCCGCGGCCAAGAAGCAG GCCCGCAGCCTTCAAGCCGTGCCGAGGCTGGTGAAGCTGTTCAACCACGCCAACCAGGAGGTGCAGCGCCACGCCACGGGCGCCACGCGCAACCTCATCTACGACAACGCCGACAACAAGCTGGCGCTGGTGGAGGAGAACGGCATCTTCGAGCTGCTGCGAACCCTGCGCGAGCAGGACGACGAGCTGCGCAAGAATGTCACAG GGATCCTGTGGAACTTGTCGTCCAGCGACCACCTGAAGGATCGCCTGGCCCGTGACACCCTGGAGCAGCTCACAGACCTGGTGCTGAGCCCCCTCTCGGGGGCCGGGGGACCGCCCCTCATCCAGCAGAACGCGTCCGAGGCCGAGATCTTCTACAACGCCACGGGCTTCCTCAG GAACCTCAGCTCAGCCTCCCAGGTCACCCGCCAGAAGATGCGGGAGTGCCACGGGCTGGTGGACGCCCTGGTCACCTACATCAACCACGCCCTGGACGTGGGCAAGTGCGAGGACAAG AGCGTGGAGAACGCCGTGTGTGTGCTCAGGAACCTGTCCTACCGGCTGTACGACGAGATGCCGCCGTCCGCGCTGCAGCGGCTGGAGGGCCGGGGCCGCAGGGACCTGGCGGGGGCCCCGCCCGGCGAGGTGGCGGGCTGCTTCACGCCGCAGAGCCGGCGGCTGCGCGAG CTGGCCCTCACGGCCGACGCGCTCACTTTTGCGGAGGTGTCCAAGGACCCCAAGGGCCTCGAGTGGCTGTGGAGCCCCCAGATCGTGGGGCTGTACAACCGGCTGCTGCAGCGCTGCGAGCTCAACAGGCACACAACCGAGGCCGCGGCCGGGGCGCTGCAGAACATCACCGCGGGCGACCGCAGG TGGGCCGGTGTGCTGAGCCGCCTGGCGCTGGAGCAGGAGCGGATCCTCAATCCCCTGCTGGACCGCGTGCGGACCGCTGACCACCACCAGCTGCGCTCGCTGACCGGACTCATCCGCAACCTGTCCCGCAACGCCAGGAACAAGGACGAGATGT CCACGAAGGTGGTGAGTCACCTGATCGAGAAGCTCCCGGGCAGTGTGGGTGAGAAGGCGCCGCCGGCTGAGGTGCTGGTCAACATCATCGCCGTGCTCAACAGCCTGGTGGTGGCCAGTCCCATCGCCGCCCGCGACCTGCTCTACTTCGACGGGCTCCGCAAGCTCATCTTCATCAAGAAGAAGCGGGACAG ccccgacAGCGAGAAGTCCTCCCGGGCGGCCTCCAGCCTCCTGGCCAATCTGTGGCAGTACAGCAAGCTGCACCGCGACTTCCGGGCG AAGGGCTATCGGAAGGAGGACTTCCTGGGCCCGTAG